In Portunus trituberculatus isolate SZX2019 chromosome 28, ASM1759143v1, whole genome shotgun sequence, one genomic interval encodes:
- the LOC123510247 gene encoding dol-P-Man:Man(7)GlcNAc(2)-PP-Dol alpha-1,6-mannosyltransferase-like isoform X2, with protein MLDVVLITVLYFYTIKRNNKDYEMDWVVFCVALLHLVVAPFTKVEESFNLQACHDLLFKGVHLEEYDHLEFPGVVPRTFVGPIVVSTLAYPVVALSRLLGFSKFFAQYVVRAVLGLLVVLAWRRFRKQLEKLFGPSVTIWFTLITASQFHFMYYLSRPLPNTFALVSALLAFSYWLEQKHAHLIWTSAVAVLIFRSELCLLLGTMVLADLSTQRLQLLPFMKNAIPAGLCCLGTTIAVDSLFWGRLLWPEGEVFWFNTYKNQSGNWGSSPILWYWYSALPRAMASSLFLVPFGVALDKRLQILITPCIIFVCLYSLLPHKELRFIMYIFPILNAAAAKACHFFWMGREKSGSRQLVAIGCVIHLVVNSAFTTLLLTISANNYPGGTAMMRLHKIVPSDTNVYIHIDNFAAQTGVSRFTQLNDHWRYNKTEQLKAGSRDMRSFSHLLVEAKSKYSYNLKHYTSSHEVMSSVEAFSHLSFNYQQFPPVKVRVKPALFILKNLENENVDWSWMHTSPEDLEEPEEEMLSEMASAQPSVEEEPIPDELLQAVEPEEQEQYLFTKATEREIQESETPYMDGSEDGEDEIEPTVTETLREAETEDESDDKEYDIPTEPKLPETGCFRPEGGGEPSIPGAEEDNPEVPAESQMFQSIQSIEEELPADPDGLKTLSQEERPLEDSQTVDQSEEEEGGGGKETSNLMDRLPISSLTVCSDDDAGDKHDVWAVPRQILDKIKTVIWNITLFCLICYAGMSLY; from the exons ATGCTAGATGTTGTCCTTATAACTGTTTTGTACTTTTACACCATTAAGAGGAACAACAAGGATTATGAG ATGGACTGGGTTGTGTTCTGTGTGGCTCTACTCCATCTGGTGGTTGCTCCCTTCACTAAGGTCGAGGAGAGCTTTAACCTTCAGGCCTGCCATGACCTGCTGTTCAAGGGTGTCCATCTAGAGGAA TATGACCACCTGGAATTTCCTGGAGTGGTGCCCCGGACCTTTGTGGGGCCCATTGTTGTGTCAACACTGGCCTACCCTGTGGTTGCTCTCTCTAGGCTGCTCGGATTCTCAAAATTCTTTGCCCAGTATGTTG TGAGAGCAGTGCTGGGGCTGCTGGTGGTTCTGGCCTGGAGAAGGTTCCGCAAGCAGCTGGAGAAGCTCTTTGGCCCGTCTGTCACCATCTGGTTCACTCTCATCACTGCCTCACAGTTCCACTTCATGTACTACCTGAGTCGCCCATTGCCAAACACATTTgctctcgtgtctg CACTCCTTGCCTTTTCCTACTGGCTGGAGCAAAAACATGCACACCTGATATGGACATCTGCTGTTGCCGTGTTGATATTCCGATCCGAACTCTGTCTTCTCCTGGGGACAATGGTGCTGGCAGACTTGTCAACACAGAGACTGCAGCTCCTGCC GTTCATGAAGAATGCAATCCCTGCTGGACTTTGTTGTCTAGGCACTACCATCGCTGTGGACTCTCTCTTCTGGGGCCGTTTGCTGTGGCCAGAGGGGGAAGTGTTCTGGTTCAACACATACAAGAACCAGAGTGGGAACTGGGGT AGCTCCCCCATCTTGTGGTACTGGTACTCAGCACTGCCCCGGGCCATGGCCTCCAGCCTCTTCCTTGTGCCCTTTGGTGTTGCCCTGGACAAACGCCTGCAGATCCTCATCACGCCCTGTATCATATTTGTCTGCCTGTACTCCCTCCTGCCACACAAGGAACTTCGGTTCATCATGTACATCTTCCCAATTTtgaatgctgctgctgccaagGCCTGCCATTTCTT CTGGATGGGGCGAGAAAAGTCTGGGAGCCGGCAGCTGGTGGCGATCGGGTGTGTGATACACCTGGTGGTGAACTCGgccttcaccacactgctgCTCACCATCTCGGCCAACAACTACCCCGGCGGCACGGCCATGATGAGGCTGCACAAGATAGTGCCGTCAGACACTAATGTGTACATCCACATTGACAACTTTGCTGCCCAGACTGGTGTGTCCCGCTTCACACAGCTCAACGACCACTGGAG ATACAACAAAACGGAGCAGCTCAAGGCGGGCAGTAGGGACATGAGGTCCTTCTCACACCTACTGGTGGAGGCAAAGTCCAAGTACTCATACAATCTTAAGCACTACACATCCTCCCATGAAGTTATGTCCTCAGTGGAGGCCTTCTCTCATCTCAGCTTCAATTACCAGCAGTTTCCACCAGTGAAG GTAAGAGTCAAGCCAGCACTCTTCATCTTGAAAAACCTTGAGAATGAAAATGTGGACTGGTCATGGATGCACACCAGTCCAGAAGACCTTGAGGAACCTGAGGAGGAAATGTTATCAGAGATGGCTTCAGCACAGCCTTCTGTGGAGGAAGAACCCATACCAGACGAGCTGCTTCAGGCTGTGGAACCAGAAGAGCAGGAGCAGTATCTCTTTACCAAAGCAACAGAACGAGAGATACAGGAAAGTGAGACACCTTACATGGATGGCAGTGAGGACGGAGAGGATGAAATAGAACCAACTGTGACTGAGACACTGAGAGAAGCCGAAACTGAGGATGAATCAGATGACAAAGAATATGATATCCCTACAGAACCAAAGCTTCCCGAGACTGGCTGCTTCAGGcctgagggaggaggtgagccAAGCATTCCAGGAGCTGAGGAAGACAATCCTGAGGTGCCAGCAGAGTCTCAGATGTTCCAAAGTATTCAGAGTATTGAAGAAG AGTTGCCTGCCGACCCAGATGGGCTGAAAACATTAAGTCAAGAAGAAAGACCCCTTGAAGACTCTCAAACTGTGGAccaaagtgaggaggaggagggaggaggagggaaggagacgag TAACTTGATGGACCGACTGCCGATCTCCTCATTAACTGTGTGCTCT GATGACGATGCTGGTGACAAGCACGACGTTTGGGCCGTGCCTCGGCAGATACTAGACAAGATCAAGACTGTTATTTGGAACATCACCTTATTTTGTCTGATATGTTATGCTGGCATGTCATTATACTGA
- the LOC123510247 gene encoding dol-P-Man:Man(7)GlcNAc(2)-PP-Dol alpha-1,6-mannosyltransferase-like isoform X9, which produces MLDVVLITVLYFYTIKRNNKDYEMDWVVFCVALLHLVVAPFTKVEESFNLQACHDLLFKGVHLEEYDHLEFPGVVPRTFVGPIVVSTLAYPVVALSRLLGFSKFFAQYVVRAVLGLLVVLAWRRFRKQLEKLFGPSVTIWFTLITASQFHFMYYLSRPLPNTFALVSALLAFSYWLEQKHAHLIWTSAVAVLIFRSELCLLLGTMVLADLSTQRLQLLPFMKNAIPAGLCCLGTTIAVDSLFWGRLLWPEGEVFWFNTYKNQSGNWGSSPILWYWYSALPRAMASSLFLVPFGVALDKRLQILITPCIIFVCLYSLLPHKELRFIMYIFPILNAAAAKACHFFWMGREKSGSRQLVAIGCVIHLVVNSAFTTLLLTISANNYPGGTAMMRLHKIVPSDTNVYIHIDNFAAQTGVSRFTQLNDHWRYNKTEQLKAGSRDMRSFSHLLVEAKSKYSYNLKHYTSSHEVMSSVEAFSHLSFNYQQFPPVKVRVKPALFILKNLENENVDWSWMHTSPEDLEEPEEEMLSEMASAQPSVEEEPIPDELLQAVEPEEQEQYLFTKATEREIQESETPYMDGSEDGEDEIEPTVTETLREAETEDESDDKEYDIPTEPKLPETGCFRPEGGGEPSIPGAEEDNPEVPAESQMFQSIQSIEEADQCLDSIQIGVDVQSNSCNKIHDDTASQRSKSCLPTQMG; this is translated from the exons ATGCTAGATGTTGTCCTTATAACTGTTTTGTACTTTTACACCATTAAGAGGAACAACAAGGATTATGAG ATGGACTGGGTTGTGTTCTGTGTGGCTCTACTCCATCTGGTGGTTGCTCCCTTCACTAAGGTCGAGGAGAGCTTTAACCTTCAGGCCTGCCATGACCTGCTGTTCAAGGGTGTCCATCTAGAGGAA TATGACCACCTGGAATTTCCTGGAGTGGTGCCCCGGACCTTTGTGGGGCCCATTGTTGTGTCAACACTGGCCTACCCTGTGGTTGCTCTCTCTAGGCTGCTCGGATTCTCAAAATTCTTTGCCCAGTATGTTG TGAGAGCAGTGCTGGGGCTGCTGGTGGTTCTGGCCTGGAGAAGGTTCCGCAAGCAGCTGGAGAAGCTCTTTGGCCCGTCTGTCACCATCTGGTTCACTCTCATCACTGCCTCACAGTTCCACTTCATGTACTACCTGAGTCGCCCATTGCCAAACACATTTgctctcgtgtctg CACTCCTTGCCTTTTCCTACTGGCTGGAGCAAAAACATGCACACCTGATATGGACATCTGCTGTTGCCGTGTTGATATTCCGATCCGAACTCTGTCTTCTCCTGGGGACAATGGTGCTGGCAGACTTGTCAACACAGAGACTGCAGCTCCTGCC GTTCATGAAGAATGCAATCCCTGCTGGACTTTGTTGTCTAGGCACTACCATCGCTGTGGACTCTCTCTTCTGGGGCCGTTTGCTGTGGCCAGAGGGGGAAGTGTTCTGGTTCAACACATACAAGAACCAGAGTGGGAACTGGGGT AGCTCCCCCATCTTGTGGTACTGGTACTCAGCACTGCCCCGGGCCATGGCCTCCAGCCTCTTCCTTGTGCCCTTTGGTGTTGCCCTGGACAAACGCCTGCAGATCCTCATCACGCCCTGTATCATATTTGTCTGCCTGTACTCCCTCCTGCCACACAAGGAACTTCGGTTCATCATGTACATCTTCCCAATTTtgaatgctgctgctgccaagGCCTGCCATTTCTT CTGGATGGGGCGAGAAAAGTCTGGGAGCCGGCAGCTGGTGGCGATCGGGTGTGTGATACACCTGGTGGTGAACTCGgccttcaccacactgctgCTCACCATCTCGGCCAACAACTACCCCGGCGGCACGGCCATGATGAGGCTGCACAAGATAGTGCCGTCAGACACTAATGTGTACATCCACATTGACAACTTTGCTGCCCAGACTGGTGTGTCCCGCTTCACACAGCTCAACGACCACTGGAG ATACAACAAAACGGAGCAGCTCAAGGCGGGCAGTAGGGACATGAGGTCCTTCTCACACCTACTGGTGGAGGCAAAGTCCAAGTACTCATACAATCTTAAGCACTACACATCCTCCCATGAAGTTATGTCCTCAGTGGAGGCCTTCTCTCATCTCAGCTTCAATTACCAGCAGTTTCCACCAGTGAAG GTAAGAGTCAAGCCAGCACTCTTCATCTTGAAAAACCTTGAGAATGAAAATGTGGACTGGTCATGGATGCACACCAGTCCAGAAGACCTTGAGGAACCTGAGGAGGAAATGTTATCAGAGATGGCTTCAGCACAGCCTTCTGTGGAGGAAGAACCCATACCAGACGAGCTGCTTCAGGCTGTGGAACCAGAAGAGCAGGAGCAGTATCTCTTTACCAAAGCAACAGAACGAGAGATACAGGAAAGTGAGACACCTTACATGGATGGCAGTGAGGACGGAGAGGATGAAATAGAACCAACTGTGACTGAGACACTGAGAGAAGCCGAAACTGAGGATGAATCAGATGACAAAGAATATGATATCCCTACAGAACCAAAGCTTCCCGAGACTGGCTGCTTCAGGcctgagggaggaggtgagccAAGCATTCCAGGAGCTGAGGAAGACAATCCTGAGGTGCCAGCAGAGTCTCAGATGTTCCAAAGTATTCAGAGTATTGAAGAAG CTGATCAATGCCTGGATAGTATCCAGATTGGTGTGGATGTCCAAAGTAACTCGTGTAATAAAATTCATGATGACACAGCCAGCCAGAGGAGCAAG AGTTGCCTGCCGACCCAGATGGGCTGA
- the LOC123510247 gene encoding dol-P-Man:Man(7)GlcNAc(2)-PP-Dol alpha-1,6-mannosyltransferase-like isoform X8, translated as MLDVVLITVLYFYTIKRNNKDYEMDWVVFCVALLHLVVAPFTKVEESFNLQACHDLLFKGVHLEEYDHLEFPGVVPRTFVGPIVVSTLAYPVVALSRLLGFSKFFAQYVVRAVLGLLVVLAWRRFRKQLEKLFGPSVTIWFTLITASQFHFMYYLSRPLPNTFALVSALLAFSYWLEQKHAHLIWTSAVAVLIFRSELCLLLGTMVLADLSTQRLQLLPFMKNAIPAGLCCLGTTIAVDSLFWGRLLWPEGEVFWFNTYKNQSGNWGSSPILWYWYSALPRAMASSLFLVPFGVALDKRLQILITPCIIFVCLYSLLPHKELRFIMYIFPILNAAAAKACHFFWMGREKSGSRQLVAIGCVIHLVVNSAFTTLLLTISANNYPGGTAMMRLHKIVPSDTNVYIHIDNFAAQTGVSRFTQLNDHWRYNKTEQLKAGSRDMRSFSHLLVEAKSKYSYNLKHYTSSHEVMSSVEAFSHLSFNYQQFPPVKVRVKPALFILKNLENENVDWSWMHTSPEDLEEPEEEMLSEMASAQPSVEEEPIPDELLQAVEPEEQEQYLFTKATEREIQESETPYMDGSEDGEDEIEPTVTETLREAETEDESDDKEYDIPTEPKLPETGCFRPEGGGEPSIPGAEEDNPEVPAESQMFQSIQSIEEELPADPDGLKTLSQEERPLEDSQTVDQSEEEEGGGGKETRD; from the exons ATGCTAGATGTTGTCCTTATAACTGTTTTGTACTTTTACACCATTAAGAGGAACAACAAGGATTATGAG ATGGACTGGGTTGTGTTCTGTGTGGCTCTACTCCATCTGGTGGTTGCTCCCTTCACTAAGGTCGAGGAGAGCTTTAACCTTCAGGCCTGCCATGACCTGCTGTTCAAGGGTGTCCATCTAGAGGAA TATGACCACCTGGAATTTCCTGGAGTGGTGCCCCGGACCTTTGTGGGGCCCATTGTTGTGTCAACACTGGCCTACCCTGTGGTTGCTCTCTCTAGGCTGCTCGGATTCTCAAAATTCTTTGCCCAGTATGTTG TGAGAGCAGTGCTGGGGCTGCTGGTGGTTCTGGCCTGGAGAAGGTTCCGCAAGCAGCTGGAGAAGCTCTTTGGCCCGTCTGTCACCATCTGGTTCACTCTCATCACTGCCTCACAGTTCCACTTCATGTACTACCTGAGTCGCCCATTGCCAAACACATTTgctctcgtgtctg CACTCCTTGCCTTTTCCTACTGGCTGGAGCAAAAACATGCACACCTGATATGGACATCTGCTGTTGCCGTGTTGATATTCCGATCCGAACTCTGTCTTCTCCTGGGGACAATGGTGCTGGCAGACTTGTCAACACAGAGACTGCAGCTCCTGCC GTTCATGAAGAATGCAATCCCTGCTGGACTTTGTTGTCTAGGCACTACCATCGCTGTGGACTCTCTCTTCTGGGGCCGTTTGCTGTGGCCAGAGGGGGAAGTGTTCTGGTTCAACACATACAAGAACCAGAGTGGGAACTGGGGT AGCTCCCCCATCTTGTGGTACTGGTACTCAGCACTGCCCCGGGCCATGGCCTCCAGCCTCTTCCTTGTGCCCTTTGGTGTTGCCCTGGACAAACGCCTGCAGATCCTCATCACGCCCTGTATCATATTTGTCTGCCTGTACTCCCTCCTGCCACACAAGGAACTTCGGTTCATCATGTACATCTTCCCAATTTtgaatgctgctgctgccaagGCCTGCCATTTCTT CTGGATGGGGCGAGAAAAGTCTGGGAGCCGGCAGCTGGTGGCGATCGGGTGTGTGATACACCTGGTGGTGAACTCGgccttcaccacactgctgCTCACCATCTCGGCCAACAACTACCCCGGCGGCACGGCCATGATGAGGCTGCACAAGATAGTGCCGTCAGACACTAATGTGTACATCCACATTGACAACTTTGCTGCCCAGACTGGTGTGTCCCGCTTCACACAGCTCAACGACCACTGGAG ATACAACAAAACGGAGCAGCTCAAGGCGGGCAGTAGGGACATGAGGTCCTTCTCACACCTACTGGTGGAGGCAAAGTCCAAGTACTCATACAATCTTAAGCACTACACATCCTCCCATGAAGTTATGTCCTCAGTGGAGGCCTTCTCTCATCTCAGCTTCAATTACCAGCAGTTTCCACCAGTGAAG GTAAGAGTCAAGCCAGCACTCTTCATCTTGAAAAACCTTGAGAATGAAAATGTGGACTGGTCATGGATGCACACCAGTCCAGAAGACCTTGAGGAACCTGAGGAGGAAATGTTATCAGAGATGGCTTCAGCACAGCCTTCTGTGGAGGAAGAACCCATACCAGACGAGCTGCTTCAGGCTGTGGAACCAGAAGAGCAGGAGCAGTATCTCTTTACCAAAGCAACAGAACGAGAGATACAGGAAAGTGAGACACCTTACATGGATGGCAGTGAGGACGGAGAGGATGAAATAGAACCAACTGTGACTGAGACACTGAGAGAAGCCGAAACTGAGGATGAATCAGATGACAAAGAATATGATATCCCTACAGAACCAAAGCTTCCCGAGACTGGCTGCTTCAGGcctgagggaggaggtgagccAAGCATTCCAGGAGCTGAGGAAGACAATCCTGAGGTGCCAGCAGAGTCTCAGATGTTCCAAAGTATTCAGAGTATTGAAGAAG AGTTGCCTGCCGACCCAGATGGGCTGAAAACATTAAGTCAAGAAGAAAGACCCCTTGAAGACTCTCAAACTGTGGAccaaagtgaggaggaggagggaggaggagggaaggagacgag aGACTAa
- the LOC123510247 gene encoding dol-P-Man:Man(7)GlcNAc(2)-PP-Dol alpha-1,6-mannosyltransferase-like isoform X6 — translation MLDVVLITVLYFYTIKRNNKDYEMDWVVFCVALLHLVVAPFTKVEESFNLQACHDLLFKGVHLEEYDHLEFPGVVPRTFVGPIVVSTLAYPVVALSRLLGFSKFFAQYVVRAVLGLLVVLAWRRFRKQLEKLFGPSVTIWFTLITASQFHFMYYLSRPLPNTFALVSALLAFSYWLEQKHAHLIWTSAVAVLIFRSELCLLLGTMVLADLSTQRLQLLPFMKNAIPAGLCCLGTTIAVDSLFWGRLLWPEGEVFWFNTYKNQSGNWGSSPILWYWYSALPRAMASSLFLVPFGVALDKRLQILITPCIIFVCLYSLLPHKELRFIMYIFPILNAAAAKACHFFWMGREKSGSRQLVAIGCVIHLVVNSAFTTLLLTISANNYPGGTAMMRLHKIVPSDTNVYIHIDNFAAQTGVSRFTQLNDHWRYNKTEQLKAGSRDMRSFSHLLVEAKSKYSYNLKHYTSSHEVMSSVEAFSHLSFNYQQFPPVKVRVKPALFILKNLENENVDWSWMHTSPEDLEEPEEEMLSEMASAQPSVEEEPIPDELLQAVEPEEQEQYLFTKATEREIQESETPYMDGSEDGEDEIEPTVTETLREAETEDESDDKEYDIPTEPKLPETGCFRPEGGGEPSIPGAEEDNPEVPAESQMFQSIQSIEEELPADPDGLKTLSQEERPLEDSQTVDQSEEEEGGGGKETRFVEVTVNVEESEPSAGVSE, via the exons ATGCTAGATGTTGTCCTTATAACTGTTTTGTACTTTTACACCATTAAGAGGAACAACAAGGATTATGAG ATGGACTGGGTTGTGTTCTGTGTGGCTCTACTCCATCTGGTGGTTGCTCCCTTCACTAAGGTCGAGGAGAGCTTTAACCTTCAGGCCTGCCATGACCTGCTGTTCAAGGGTGTCCATCTAGAGGAA TATGACCACCTGGAATTTCCTGGAGTGGTGCCCCGGACCTTTGTGGGGCCCATTGTTGTGTCAACACTGGCCTACCCTGTGGTTGCTCTCTCTAGGCTGCTCGGATTCTCAAAATTCTTTGCCCAGTATGTTG TGAGAGCAGTGCTGGGGCTGCTGGTGGTTCTGGCCTGGAGAAGGTTCCGCAAGCAGCTGGAGAAGCTCTTTGGCCCGTCTGTCACCATCTGGTTCACTCTCATCACTGCCTCACAGTTCCACTTCATGTACTACCTGAGTCGCCCATTGCCAAACACATTTgctctcgtgtctg CACTCCTTGCCTTTTCCTACTGGCTGGAGCAAAAACATGCACACCTGATATGGACATCTGCTGTTGCCGTGTTGATATTCCGATCCGAACTCTGTCTTCTCCTGGGGACAATGGTGCTGGCAGACTTGTCAACACAGAGACTGCAGCTCCTGCC GTTCATGAAGAATGCAATCCCTGCTGGACTTTGTTGTCTAGGCACTACCATCGCTGTGGACTCTCTCTTCTGGGGCCGTTTGCTGTGGCCAGAGGGGGAAGTGTTCTGGTTCAACACATACAAGAACCAGAGTGGGAACTGGGGT AGCTCCCCCATCTTGTGGTACTGGTACTCAGCACTGCCCCGGGCCATGGCCTCCAGCCTCTTCCTTGTGCCCTTTGGTGTTGCCCTGGACAAACGCCTGCAGATCCTCATCACGCCCTGTATCATATTTGTCTGCCTGTACTCCCTCCTGCCACACAAGGAACTTCGGTTCATCATGTACATCTTCCCAATTTtgaatgctgctgctgccaagGCCTGCCATTTCTT CTGGATGGGGCGAGAAAAGTCTGGGAGCCGGCAGCTGGTGGCGATCGGGTGTGTGATACACCTGGTGGTGAACTCGgccttcaccacactgctgCTCACCATCTCGGCCAACAACTACCCCGGCGGCACGGCCATGATGAGGCTGCACAAGATAGTGCCGTCAGACACTAATGTGTACATCCACATTGACAACTTTGCTGCCCAGACTGGTGTGTCCCGCTTCACACAGCTCAACGACCACTGGAG ATACAACAAAACGGAGCAGCTCAAGGCGGGCAGTAGGGACATGAGGTCCTTCTCACACCTACTGGTGGAGGCAAAGTCCAAGTACTCATACAATCTTAAGCACTACACATCCTCCCATGAAGTTATGTCCTCAGTGGAGGCCTTCTCTCATCTCAGCTTCAATTACCAGCAGTTTCCACCAGTGAAG GTAAGAGTCAAGCCAGCACTCTTCATCTTGAAAAACCTTGAGAATGAAAATGTGGACTGGTCATGGATGCACACCAGTCCAGAAGACCTTGAGGAACCTGAGGAGGAAATGTTATCAGAGATGGCTTCAGCACAGCCTTCTGTGGAGGAAGAACCCATACCAGACGAGCTGCTTCAGGCTGTGGAACCAGAAGAGCAGGAGCAGTATCTCTTTACCAAAGCAACAGAACGAGAGATACAGGAAAGTGAGACACCTTACATGGATGGCAGTGAGGACGGAGAGGATGAAATAGAACCAACTGTGACTGAGACACTGAGAGAAGCCGAAACTGAGGATGAATCAGATGACAAAGAATATGATATCCCTACAGAACCAAAGCTTCCCGAGACTGGCTGCTTCAGGcctgagggaggaggtgagccAAGCATTCCAGGAGCTGAGGAAGACAATCCTGAGGTGCCAGCAGAGTCTCAGATGTTCCAAAGTATTCAGAGTATTGAAGAAG AGTTGCCTGCCGACCCAGATGGGCTGAAAACATTAAGTCAAGAAGAAAGACCCCTTGAAGACTCTCAAACTGTGGAccaaagtgaggaggaggagggaggaggagggaaggagacgaggTTTGTAGAAGTGACAGTAAATGTAGAGGAAAGTGAGCCCAGTGCAGGAGTTAGTGAA TAA
- the LOC123510247 gene encoding dol-P-Man:Man(7)GlcNAc(2)-PP-Dol alpha-1,6-mannosyltransferase-like isoform X5 has product MLDVVLITVLYFYTIKRNNKDYEMDWVVFCVALLHLVVAPFTKVEESFNLQACHDLLFKGVHLEEYDHLEFPGVVPRTFVGPIVVSTLAYPVVALSRLLGFSKFFAQYVVRAVLGLLVVLAWRRFRKQLEKLFGPSVTIWFTLITASQFHFMYYLSRPLPNTFALVSALLAFSYWLEQKHAHLIWTSAVAVLIFRSELCLLLGTMVLADLSTQRLQLLPFMKNAIPAGLCCLGTTIAVDSLFWGRLLWPEGEVFWFNTYKNQSGNWGSSPILWYWYSALPRAMASSLFLVPFGVALDKRLQILITPCIIFVCLYSLLPHKELRFIMYIFPILNAAAAKACHFFWMGREKSGSRQLVAIGCVIHLVVNSAFTTLLLTISANNYPGGTAMMRLHKIVPSDTNVYIHIDNFAAQTGVSRFTQLNDHWRYNKTEQLKAGSRDMRSFSHLLVEAKSKYSYNLKHYTSSHEVMSSVEAFSHLSFNYQQFPPVKVRVKPALFILKNLENENVDWSWMHTSPEDLEEPEEEMLSEMASAQPSVEEEPIPDELLQAVEPEEQEQYLFTKATEREIQESETPYMDGSEDGEDEIEPTVTETLREAETEDESDDKEYDIPTEPKLPETGCFRPEGGELPADPDGLKTLSQEERPLEDSQTVDQSEEEEGGGGKETSNLMDRLPISSLTVCSDDDAGDKHDVWAVPRQILDKIKTVIWNITLFCLICYAGMSLY; this is encoded by the exons ATGCTAGATGTTGTCCTTATAACTGTTTTGTACTTTTACACCATTAAGAGGAACAACAAGGATTATGAG ATGGACTGGGTTGTGTTCTGTGTGGCTCTACTCCATCTGGTGGTTGCTCCCTTCACTAAGGTCGAGGAGAGCTTTAACCTTCAGGCCTGCCATGACCTGCTGTTCAAGGGTGTCCATCTAGAGGAA TATGACCACCTGGAATTTCCTGGAGTGGTGCCCCGGACCTTTGTGGGGCCCATTGTTGTGTCAACACTGGCCTACCCTGTGGTTGCTCTCTCTAGGCTGCTCGGATTCTCAAAATTCTTTGCCCAGTATGTTG TGAGAGCAGTGCTGGGGCTGCTGGTGGTTCTGGCCTGGAGAAGGTTCCGCAAGCAGCTGGAGAAGCTCTTTGGCCCGTCTGTCACCATCTGGTTCACTCTCATCACTGCCTCACAGTTCCACTTCATGTACTACCTGAGTCGCCCATTGCCAAACACATTTgctctcgtgtctg CACTCCTTGCCTTTTCCTACTGGCTGGAGCAAAAACATGCACACCTGATATGGACATCTGCTGTTGCCGTGTTGATATTCCGATCCGAACTCTGTCTTCTCCTGGGGACAATGGTGCTGGCAGACTTGTCAACACAGAGACTGCAGCTCCTGCC GTTCATGAAGAATGCAATCCCTGCTGGACTTTGTTGTCTAGGCACTACCATCGCTGTGGACTCTCTCTTCTGGGGCCGTTTGCTGTGGCCAGAGGGGGAAGTGTTCTGGTTCAACACATACAAGAACCAGAGTGGGAACTGGGGT AGCTCCCCCATCTTGTGGTACTGGTACTCAGCACTGCCCCGGGCCATGGCCTCCAGCCTCTTCCTTGTGCCCTTTGGTGTTGCCCTGGACAAACGCCTGCAGATCCTCATCACGCCCTGTATCATATTTGTCTGCCTGTACTCCCTCCTGCCACACAAGGAACTTCGGTTCATCATGTACATCTTCCCAATTTtgaatgctgctgctgccaagGCCTGCCATTTCTT CTGGATGGGGCGAGAAAAGTCTGGGAGCCGGCAGCTGGTGGCGATCGGGTGTGTGATACACCTGGTGGTGAACTCGgccttcaccacactgctgCTCACCATCTCGGCCAACAACTACCCCGGCGGCACGGCCATGATGAGGCTGCACAAGATAGTGCCGTCAGACACTAATGTGTACATCCACATTGACAACTTTGCTGCCCAGACTGGTGTGTCCCGCTTCACACAGCTCAACGACCACTGGAG ATACAACAAAACGGAGCAGCTCAAGGCGGGCAGTAGGGACATGAGGTCCTTCTCACACCTACTGGTGGAGGCAAAGTCCAAGTACTCATACAATCTTAAGCACTACACATCCTCCCATGAAGTTATGTCCTCAGTGGAGGCCTTCTCTCATCTCAGCTTCAATTACCAGCAGTTTCCACCAGTGAAG GTAAGAGTCAAGCCAGCACTCTTCATCTTGAAAAACCTTGAGAATGAAAATGTGGACTGGTCATGGATGCACACCAGTCCAGAAGACCTTGAGGAACCTGAGGAGGAAATGTTATCAGAGATGGCTTCAGCACAGCCTTCTGTGGAGGAAGAACCCATACCAGACGAGCTGCTTCAGGCTGTGGAACCAGAAGAGCAGGAGCAGTATCTCTTTACCAAAGCAACAGAACGAGAGATACAGGAAAGTGAGACACCTTACATGGATGGCAGTGAGGACGGAGAGGATGAAATAGAACCAACTGTGACTGAGACACTGAGAGAAGCCGAAACTGAGGATGAATCAGATGACAAAGAATATGATATCCCTACAGAACCAAAGCTTCCCGAGACTGGCTGCTTCAGGcctgagggaggag AGTTGCCTGCCGACCCAGATGGGCTGAAAACATTAAGTCAAGAAGAAAGACCCCTTGAAGACTCTCAAACTGTGGAccaaagtgaggaggaggagggaggaggagggaaggagacgag TAACTTGATGGACCGACTGCCGATCTCCTCATTAACTGTGTGCTCT GATGACGATGCTGGTGACAAGCACGACGTTTGGGCCGTGCCTCGGCAGATACTAGACAAGATCAAGACTGTTATTTGGAACATCACCTTATTTTGTCTGATATGTTATGCTGGCATGTCATTATACTGA